One genomic window of Danio rerio strain Tuebingen ecotype United States chromosome 24, GRCz12tu, whole genome shotgun sequence includes the following:
- the cldn11b gene encoding claudin-11b — protein sequence MSNSCRLLCGFLMSFVGWIGIIIATSTNDWVLSCTYGSHSCRNMDDLETKGLWTECVISTALYHCIPLNQVRRIPAYIQACRVLMVSASLLGLPALALLLLAMPCVKVSQETEGTKHRRAVQGGLIILVISLCGMVSTVWFPIGKLDGLMSFGFSLYAGWVGSALCFFAGSVMVCCSKDHSPSENPESRHYYSNPDGVTSTGPSENPETRYYYSNHDGVTSSGTSENQETRFYYSNHDGVTSYGPAKNSHAKSEHV from the exons ATGTCTAATAGTTGTCGTCTGCTTTGTGGTTTTTTGATGAGTTTTGTCGGCTGGATTGGGATAATAATCGCGACCTCCACAAATGACTGGGTGCTGTCCTGTACATACGGGTCGCACAGCTGCAGGAATATGGACGACCTGGAGACCAAAGGCTTGTGGACGGAGTGTGTCATCTCTACTGCTCTCTATCACTGCATCCCTCTCAACCAGGTCCGCAGAATACCAG CTTACATCCAGGCGTGTCGTGTTCTGATGGTGTCTGCCTCTCTGCTCGGTCTGCCTGCTCTGGCTCTCTTGCTGCTGGCGATGCCCTGTGTCAAAGTCAGCCAGGAGACTGAAGGCACCAAACACAGACGCGCAGTTCAGGGAGGACTAATAATACTCGTCATAT CTCTGTGTGGGATGGTGTCGACGGTGTGGTTCCCCATCGGAAAGCTGGACGGCCTGATGTCTTTTGGATTCTCTCTGTATGCTGGCTGGGTGGGTTCAGCGCTCTGCTTTTTTGCCGGCTCTGTGATGGTTTGTTGCTCAAAAGATCACAGCCCAAGCGAGAATCCTGAATCCCGCCACTACTACTCAAACCCAGATGGAGTTACCAGCACCGGCCCAAGCGAGAATCCTGAAACCCGCTACTACTACTCAAACCACGATGGAGTTACCAGCTCCGGCACAAGCGAGAATCAAGAAACCCGCTTCTACTACTCAAACCACGATGGAGTTACCAGCTATGGCCCTGCTAAAAACAGCCATGCCAAGAGCGAACATGTGTGA
- the slc7a14b gene encoding solute carrier family 7 member 14 — MSALFAKLNPRRIEWDSSWYGLHSRILRTKPVDSMLEGSGDLHGTRLASVLTTVDLVSLGVGSCVGTGMYVVAGLVAKEMAGPGVILSFIIAAVASILSGVCYAEFGVRVPKTTGSAYTYSYVTVGEFVAFFIGWNLILEYLIGTAAGASALSSMFDSLANHTISRYMINHLGTLNGLGKGEESYPDLLALLIALVVTVIIALGVKNSVSFNNVLNVVNLVVWVFMVLAGLFFLSGANWEGGRFLPYGWSGVMQGAATCFYAFIGFDIIATTGEEAKSPDTSIPYAITASLVTCLTAYVSVSVILTLLVPYNLIDGDAPLMEMFADHGFLAGKYIVAVGAVAGLTVSLLGSLFPMPRVIYAMAGDGLLFRFLSFVSPHTETPVVACAVSGSLAALLALLVSLRDLIEMMSIGTLLAYTLVSVCVLLLRYQPDRDGFTSFLTEEEEEERRRKEEMMAASEKDLNSPGGEEYAENPCGAKNLPSKGDDETLIEKSDSGGYQSENQGYGVGENGIEVDDSDGLFKRVLGSHYYTIRMRLGLPNVSDKPTPATGRTVTSCVLIFFILTFFLWTLVIYGFDRVSGGARWAILPFILTIIVLMVTLLIIILRQPENPKKLPYMAPCVPFVPTAAMLVNIYLMLKLSSITWVRFVVWCSLGVLIYFSYGMWNSSLELSAREEAAHASSYQRYDTEVDDSFNVEEELPPEENEEDGQYQGWAAEERGYHYQKQYQDEEQSHNYRSKGRTNKGFEELDNEEYSPE, encoded by the exons ATGAGTGCTCTGTTTGCTAAACTGAACCCCAGGAGGATTGAGTGGGACTCGTCCTGGTATGGGCTCCACTCTCGGATCCTGCGCACCAAACCTGTGGACTCCATGCTGGAGGGTTCGGGTGATCTGCATGGCACCAGACTGGCGAGTGTGCTGACCACAGTGGACCTGGTGTCACTCGGGGTGGGCAGCTGCGTGGGCACTGGGATGTATGTGGTTGCTGGGCTTGTTGCGAAGGAAATGGCAGGACCTGGAGTGATCTTGTCTTTCATTATTGCAGCTGTGGCGTCCATTCTGTCAG GTGTCTGCTATGCTGAGTTTGGAGTGAGAGTCCCTAAAACCACAGGCTCCGCCTACACATACAGTTACGTCACAGTGGGAGAATTTGTGGCCTTTTTTATTGGCTGGAATCTGATACTGGAGTACCTGATTGGTACTGCGGCAGGAGCCAGTGCGCTGAGCAGCATGTTTGACTCATTAGCCAATCACACCATCAGCCGCTACATGATCAACCATCTAGGAACACTGAATGGTCTTG GTAAAGGAGAGGAATCTTACCCAGATCTGCTGGCTCTGCTGATCGCTTTGGTGGTGACGGTGATCATTGCTTTAGGCGTGAAAAATTCTGTGAGCTTCAATAATGTGTTAAATGTTGTTAACTTGGTTGTGTGGGTCTTCATGGTGCTCGCCGGATTGTTTTTCCTCTCTGGAGCCAATTGGGAAGGTGGGAGATTCCTGCCCTATGGCTGGTCAGGG GTCATGCAAGGAGCTGCAACCTGTTTCTACGCGTTCATTGGCTTTGATATTATTGCCACCACAGGAGAAGAGGCCAAGAGTCCTGACACTTCCATTCCATACGCCATAACAGCTTCTCTTGTCACCTGTCTTACAGCTTATGTCTCT GTGAGTGTGATTCTGACATTGCTGGTACCCTATAACCTAATTGATGGCGATGCCCCGCTCATGGAGATGTTTGCAGATCATGGCTTCCTGGCAGGGAAGTATATAGTAGCTGTGGGTGCAGTCGCAGGACTCACCGTCAGCCTGCTTGGATCTCTGTTTCCAATGCCAAGAGTCATCTACGCCATGGCCGGAGATGGTCTGCTCTTCAG GTTTCTGTCCTTCGTGAGCCCCCACACAGAGACTCCAGTGGTGGCCTGTGCTGTTTCGGGCTCTCTGGCCGCTCTGTTGGCTCTCCTGGTGAGTCTGAGAGACCTGATCGAGATGATGTCCATCGGCACACTGCTGGCCTACACACTAGTATCCGTGTGTGTGCTTCTCCTGCGATATCAGCCAGACAGAGACGGCTTCACCAGTTTCCTGacagaggaggaagaggaggaacgCAGGAGGAAAGAAGAAATGATGGCGGCTAGTGAGAAAGACCTGAACTCACCTGGCGGAGAAGAGTACGCAGAAAACCCTTGTGGAGCCAAAAACCTTCCCTCTAAAGGAGACGACGAAACCTTGATTGAAAAGTCTGATTCCGGGGGCTACCAGTCAGAGAATCAGGGCTATGGTGTTGGAGAAAACGGCATAGAGGTCGATGACTCTGATGGACTCTTTAAACGTGTGTTGGGCTCTCATTATTACACCATTCGGATGCGTTTGGGCCTGCCGAACGTAAGTGATAAGCCCACTCCTGCAACAGGACGCACTGTTACTTCTTGTGTCCTGATTTTCTTTATCCTGACCTTCTTTCTCTGGACACTGGTGATCTATGGATTTGACCGGGTTTCTGGAGGAGCACGCTGGGCGATCTTGCCTTTTATATTGACTATAATTGTCCTTATGGTCACTTTGCTCATTATTATTCTTCGTCAGCCTGAAAACCCGAAGAAGCTGCCTTATATGGCACCCTGCGTGCCTTTTGTACCCACGGCTGCCATGCTGGTGAACATTTACCTCATGCTTAAGCTTTCCAGCATCACCTGGGTGCGCTTTGTGGTGTGGTGCTCACTAG GTGTGCTGATCTATTTCAGCTACGGGATGTGGAAcagctctctggagctcagcgcTAGAGAAGAAGCGGCTCACGCTAGCTCCTACCAGAGATACGATACCGAGGTGGACGACAGCTTCAATGTCGAAGAAGAACTTCCCCCTGAGGAGAACGAAGAGGATGGACAATACCAGGGCTGGGCGGCGGAGGAGCGCGGCTATCACTACCAGAAGCAGTACCAGGACGAGGAACAGAGTCACAATTACAGAAGCAAAGGCAGGACCAATAAAGGCTTCGAGGAGCTGGACAATGAAGAGTATTCCCCTGAGTGA